A window of Thalassophryne amazonica chromosome 12, fThaAma1.1, whole genome shotgun sequence genomic DNA:
tcatatttagcataaaggtgtacttgggtgatattTGAAGATGGTCTGAAAATGCCATGAAAAACTGCTGGTTCTTGTTTAATAAAGTGAATAATCAGTTTGTGTCCTAATCTGATTGTTTGGTTTTTGGGTCTGTCAGGGTGTTAAGGTGGACTTTCCTCCTTCCAAACTTATGTCTGGATCAGGTGagtatgtctgctttgtgttggACCGATTGGCCGATCAAGCTCTGAGGAGGCGGGGCTTTAATCTTAAAAGGTACTTAATTAGTTTCTTTTCtctggcaccccccccccccccccccccacacacacacacacacctacacctaTTAAGTTATTATTCAGATGTGATTATTAGGTTTTATTGATGGTGTTGTCTGCTGCAGCAAGATTGAGTTGAAAATCAGAAATTTTGATGATCTCAAAGTGCGGTTTTCTGGTTTTAATTTGAGGGCATTTACATTAAAAAATCTGATGAACAGTGTACAGATTGGAGAATCTTTCTATGGtattccactttttttttaaaggactgtagctgccatattttccagagttatgtcgcaccttttttttctgtattatcagttctttaattttggaTTCTTGCACATTGTTGTGTActtcttattattggcatttgttattttattattattagagtttattttgttgagtgttttAATTCCTGGAAAGTCCTATATTAAatattcattattatttttattattctgtgctagtcacagtttgttcatcacgaacaccatgttcgagcacaagggtgtccataagtgcacatggcaccaggacaccctgtctcggacactcgagtgaagagaggggcagagctgtcgaccgatcaccgcctggtggtgagttggatcctctgggaggggaggaagccagtcagacctggcaggcccaaacgtatcgtgagggtctgctgggaacgactggcggaaccctctgtcagcaaggtcttcaactcccacctccgggagagcttctcccagatcccaggggaggttggagacatggagtccgagtggaccatgttctccacctccactgtcaatgcggccgctcgtaactgtggtcgcaaggtctctggtgcatgtcgcggcggcaatccccgaacccggtggtggacaccggaagtaagggatgccgtcaagctgaagaaggagtcctacttatctttgttggtaggtgggagcccagaggcagctgacaggtactggcaggccaagcatgccgcagcccgtgcggtcgcagaggcaaaaactcgggtctgggaggagtttggggaggccatggaggaggactatcggtcggcctcgaagagattctggcaaaccgtccgacgcctcaggaggcggaagcagctctccaccagcactgtttatggtgcgggtggggagctgttgaccctgactggggatgttgtcaggcggtggaaggagtacttcgaggatctcctcaatcccatcgtcacgtcttccgaagaggaagcagagactggggactcagaggcggactcatccattacccggaccaaagtcactgaggtggttcgaaagctcctcggtggcaaggctcctgggggtggatgaaatccgccctgagtaccttaagtctctggatgttgtgggactgtcttggttgacacgcctctgcaacatcgcgtggcgatcggggacagtgcctctggattggcagaccggggtggtggtccctctgtttaagaagggggcccggagggtgtgttccaactatagggggatcacactcctcagcctccccggtaaggtctattccagagtactggagaggagaattcgaccaatggtcaaaCCTggaattcaggaggagcagtgtggttttcgtcctggtcgcggcacactggaccagctctacacgctccatcgggtgctcgagggttcatgggagttcgcccagccagtccacatgtgttttgtggatctggagaaggcgttcgaccgtgtctctCGAGGCTTCGGGAGTACgggttgctaagggctatccggtccctgtatgaccgcagcaggagcttggttcgcattgccggtagtaagtcaaacctgtttccagtgcacgttggcctccgccagggctgccctttgtcaccggttctgttcattatttttatggacagaatttctaggcgcagccagggtgtagagggagtctggtttgggaaccacagaatctcgtctctgctgtttgcggacgatggggttctgttggcttcgtcaaatcaggaccttcagcgtgcactggggcggtttgcagctgagtgtgaagcgtccgtgatgaaaatcagcacctccaaatccgaggccatggttctcgaccggaaaaaggtgctttgccctcttcaggtcggtggagtgtccttgcctcaagtggaggagtttaagtatctcgggctcttgttcacgagtgagggacggattgagcgtgagatcgatagacggatcggtgcagcatctgcagtgatgcggtcgctgtatcagaccatcgtggtgaagagagagctgagtaggggggcaaagctctcgatttaccgatcgatctacgttccgatcctcacctatggtcatgaggtttgactcatgaccgaaagaatgagatcgcgagtaccagCAGGCGaggtgagtttcctccgcagggtggctgggcactcccttagagatagggtgaggagctcggtcactcgggaggagctcggagtcgagccgctgctcctccacatcaaaaggagtcagttgaggtggctcgggcatcttttccggatgcccaaaggacgcctcgctggagaggtgttccgggcacgtcccattgggaggaggccccgggaagacccaggacacgctggagggactacatctctcggctggcttgggaacgctttggggttcccccggaggagctgggggaagtgtgtgtggatcgggaggtctgggcggctttgcttgagctgctgcccccgcgacccgactccggataaagcggaagaaaatggatggatggatttttattACTGAATGTGAGTTTTAggtgtataagtcgcaggacctcacaaactagattaaaaaaaaatgacttatacTCCTGTAAGCTTTGTGttatctgtttctctctctctgcttttccAGTTTTCAAACTCACTGATGATTTATATCTTGTGGTAAAATCTCCGTATTTACTATGAACTCATCTCCTGGTTGTTAACTTGGGTGGAGACACGCACATACCACTCTCCTGCATGGTGTTCTTGTTTTGGCCCACTGTTAAATAGGCAGTTaaccccccaaaatgtgaatcagctgctaatcgtgaattatctgcaaaccgttaattgcaaaatgtgaatactgaaaaaatattgactaaaacatgaatgcaggtctcacaaaatgtgatcGCGGGTCTcataaaacatgaatatcattcatgatatattcaTGTATATATTTTCAGTTTACAGTTTAAGTAGTTCATtttacagatcaattactgcaggaaatcttgatcgcaaaccctatcaccgcaaaaatgttttttattataattattattttttttattgggggggggggggggggtcagtacagccagtgaggtggggaggtgatccaAGCAGCactcgcttctggtgtcaagcacccGGTGCCcctgggtgtgtcccgctcctgggacagtgtcaggtgaggagtttgactgggtcAAGGGCAGAAACCACCCCCTCCAGTAAACAGCTTAATCTtcagagaaacattgtagaaaaacaaaatgcaaaaattgaattttagtgaatTTTATTGCCCATTTTCtgacttattttaatgattaaaaaaaaaatcactaaaattaattttttgcacatttttccaaactgagtgctataGTAtagccagcaggaccccactgatgtgtgcagaaaCTTTTCTATTACACCTTATAAcaatgatgctattgaaaatttaaaccttgcaaaattaaacaatgcaaaattctccaaagtttttcacaGTGCCATTTTTCCAAATTGAGTGTTGTAgtgtaaccagcaggagaccaatgAGAGGTTCATTGAATTTGGTgataccacacctgaatttattgaatatttttctggtgtcttgtttttgcactttgtagacggtccctacactTCCTTTTCTCTACTTTCTGCTCATTCAGATCAATCTTATTTTTCTAGCTCAGAGGATGGTTTATTTggataaaataaggttgtagcttgttgtctaccttcctgaggttagaaactagtgttgtttgtttttctacaacatttttcttaagattattgagctgtTTACCGGAGGCGAAGgtttcctctgtgagtttgatGCCTTCATTcccgtttgacaggtggaccgtcccagtcaaactcctcacctgacagaGTAGGACACGCTGAGTGGGGACGCTAGAAGCGAGAGCTGCTCAGATCACCTCCCCATCTCACCAGCTGTAGTGACACCccgccccaccaaaaaaaaagaataatttttgaAGTGATAGGGTtagtgatcaagatttcctgcagtagttGCACTACACTGAGCCAATAACATGTTACCTCTTTGTGatcatacacaagtttttgaaatgagaccttatttgaaaattttatttacagacttgtaacagaagcatcaaattaacatttgataccaaagatttcccactttgtcttttgttttctgcacagttcagtacttgatgacatgttcaatacacACTCCTCTTCTTTAGATTACAAaactggtaacattttattggcccaccctgtacttaatctgaaaaaaaatatatatatatcatgaatgatattctcGTTTTGCGAGACCCacgttcacgttttgggagatatttttcagtattcatgttttgcagttAACTGTTTGTGGATAATtgatgatttgcagctgattcatgttttggggaggTAACACAGGCTTCATCTGTAATTCACCATCATATTTGCTTTTAACTCTGTTCTTGTCTGCGCTGTGTGgcttgttaaaaaacaaacaaaaaaaacttcttgtccaaatacatatggtgGTTGAGACCGAGGATAGTTGTTTATTTTCTCATCCTTGGTGGGAGGTTTTAGCTTGTTGATTGATGTTGGTTTCTGTATCCTCACATCGTGTCCTTCGTTGATTTTGCCCAGGCCAAACTATCCGAcagaaaccacagaagaagaatctGTAATGGAGGATGACACAGATCTCACATTGGGCAACGTGGAGGACGAGATTACCGTAAATCAGGAGCCTCTTTACTTTTCTGTCTCATTGTTTAAATATTTAAGTTCAGTCAGTTGTTTCTGCTTCAGTGTAAACATTAATTCACTTTCTGGCTGAGTgtgttttaactgtttttgtctttaaatTTAGGAGGAGGTTgatgtggaggaggaggagaatgtAATAGACCTGGAGGCTCTAAAGTTACGGAGCTCTCACGCTGTGAGTTTACCTGAACATCCGTATCCGCCTAAAAACAAAATGCCTAAATTAAGGGTTTTCAGGTCATTACTCTAATGCTCGATTTTTGATAGTTGGACCGTTTTAGTCCTTCTGGCTTTTGTTGTTAGTTTTGTGTGGTGGAGCTGGACCCGTGCGTGTTCCTAGACCCGACCTTACGGGACGTGACAAGGTTTCAAACTGAGTTAGCAGGAATGATGAAATGCCAGTTTGGTTACGTTTCCTGCGCAAATGTTCACACAGACGGAGTTAACGTTTGAACCTATGACCTAACGTGTTGAGCTTCTTCACAAACATAGCGGTGACACGGGATAGCTAGTCTAGCTAGCTGACTAACGGCAATCGTTATTGTTGTCTGTCATGTTTAAGTGCATTATGTGATGAGTTTGAGGACAGTTTCATTATATTTAATGTAAGCAGCACAGGATGAAAGTGACACTAATCCAAGTTCGCAGGTGAAGTGAACGCAGCACAATGTTGAACGTCTGATCTTTTTCTGTCGAGGGAGATGTGGCAGAAGTGTCTCAGGTGAACTGAACATGAAACTGATCCTGTTCCTGGTCCTACTGACAGGAAGTGGAGCCGTCCTCCAAACCGGATGCCATTCTGGAGTCGACTGTAGATGCGTCGGAGTGGTACCTGGAGCTGGAGCGAGTCCTGCCGCAGCTCAAAGTCACCATCAGGATGGACAATAAGGTACACAATCAGCCAGCTTCAATTCTGGACCAGATCCAGGATCAGTTTCAGCTGCTTGTGAAATAGACTACTTCCCAGCATGCTCTCTCTCAGTGTTCAATGACTTTCAGTCTGACTGTTGGTCTGCAGGACTGGAGGACTCATTTGGACCAGATGCATCAGCACAGAGACGGGATCTCATCGTCGCTCTCGGAGGCCAAGGTGTGTGATCGCAGTCTTTCTGGCTCCACCTACTGGACACACTGACTGAGTCAGTCCGCCCACTCAGTCCCACAAATAACCTTCTGCCACCTGGTAACCGGTTCATgcaagaaagcaaaaaaaaaaaaaaaaaagaaagaaacagaatcTTTAAAATATATAATAGTCTTTGCAACAACAGagagttttattttgaaaagatTTTGTGACAGCATCTCTGGACGCATCTGCAGGGTTGCCTGGACAAACTGCAGGAGGACATCGGAAAGACTTTGGAGAAGGTCAGCAGCAGAGAGAAATATCTCAACAACCAGCTGGAGCCGCTGATCCAAGACTACCGCAGTGCTCATGCCAGACTCAGTGAGGTACAGCAGCCAGTTGCACATTCAGACCATGGCTTTGAAAGCCTGAATCAAAAACCTGATACCTGACATGTTCTCCGCTAGGCCAAAGAGCGCTACAGGGAAGCCAGTGGAGGGGTGACTGAGAGAACCAGAGTCCTGGCAGAGGTCAGTGAACGCATCACACCGCTGATGTCATGTGTATCAGCTGATCTGTCCAAGGAAACCTTGAGAACCTTCTCACATGTCATTTATGACACATTAGTGACCGAAGACAGATGCTGTCGCCACCAGTTGGCTAAAACATGTAATGCATGAAAGAATCTAATGTGAATAAAATGTCATACCACAATTAAAAATCAtcaaatgtaagttttttttttttttttttatgtatacatCTTAGTTGCAGGTTTGTTACATCCATCTGACATATGTGTGATTGCCAGCATTTGCGATCACAACTTTCACAAAACTTAATGTCACAATTAAATTGGTCAAAAAAGAAGAATGTCTTCACCTTTGGTGTTGATCAGGAAACAAATACAGAGTATCTCTTTGTGGCATGAAAGTAGGGGCCTTGCAGACAGGAAGACACTGGGGAAGGttgtgagggcagcagagatTATTGGAGACAAGCTGCCAActattggtgaactggcagaacagcgaTGCTTGCccagggcaagaaggataatcagggacacttcacatcccttttAGACGATACCGTAGCCTGaggtacaaaacatgcagattcagggACAACTTTTACCCAACCaccataaagcccctttcacacctggCCAACGTAGTATTGCGTAATGCAGCAGTACCAACTATGCTgcgcttatgcagccctacgtggcagTACGCTAAGGGATGCAAAGGGGTCTGCGAAatggacgcaaaaaaaaaaaaacatgtttaattttttcgtgGATATTcggtgtagagcactggacactatgctactgtacaccatgcctacACAATTGTACACTACCCTAcgccagtccagcaaaaaatcattttaggttttttttttttttttttttatcagtacgtccctgcattgctagattttattcatcccattgaaatttgctggcagtgaagcttcaaaaccacagaagaagaagcaggCCAAGCTTCCCCTGCACGCAACATTTTTTTCATGATGCAGCCATTCCAGTGTACTTGATACGCAGCACATTGCAACTCCacgcaggcctggtgtgaaaggagcttaagACAGTTAAATACGAATCGATagaactgtgcaatatagaatgtcgaatacactgtagcatctggtagAAACTTTATCCTTGTtgcatcttcatatgtgcaatatgccatgctctttatttatttattttgtgttgtgtaTATACAGCTACAGAGGCAGTtattgatagttttttttttcttcaaacattattatacaaatgatgaatgtttatgagttcattggaacaaatatttcatgaggagaaagatggaacatttcatctttcacctcatgaaatattcgttccttgaaagaatgaaaaaaaaaaaaactttcattatttgtatactatcacACAGCTTGGACTTTTGTTCTGTGTTTTTATCTATTCGTGTAGTGTATCAATTTTTCATTCTGCGACggcatctgtgatttttttttttttttttttaagatcagTGAGAATCTGGAGAAGGTGAAGCAGGAGATGGAGGAAAAAGGGCAAAGCATGTCTGATGGAGGTGAGCAAACCGCCTGCCGTTACAGGCAAAGCCACCACTCAAGTGAACTGAGGTGTTTGTGTTTGGGCGCTCAGGTCCGGTGGTGAGGATCAAGCAGACGTTGACCAGGTTAAAGCAGGAGATCGTTCAGATGGATGTCTGGACGGCCTTCATCCAGCACAGACTGCTGCGATTTAAGCTCAACCAGAAGTCCGACATGGCACGGGACATGTTCGCCACAGACGTCCCCGAGCTCGCCACCTCGCATCTCGTTTAGCTGCATCTCGATGGCTGCGGCCCGATCCGACCCGACCCTGCAGGGTTTTCATTCCAGCTTGAGTTACAGTTTCTTTGCTCTTCACAAACATTATAATTGCAGCAGCTTTTCATCTGTAATTGTTCTGATTTCAGCTCAGTTTTGCAACTTCATCCTTTTTGGCATCATCACATTTAATAAAGCTCAAGTTTCTGTTTAATCTCAAACCTATAAAATgtctaaa
This region includes:
- the ift57 gene encoding intraflagellar transport protein 57 homolog — protein: MADEESRGPGAAFQVFVLMESLLEKLKILGYEKVLDKHNMKNLSRHYFVSSPYLASNPGEQFFMFTILAAWLINVAGRPFTEPQEHDEPNAIVSDILAELRAFGVKVDFPPSKLMSGSGEYVCFVLDRLADQALRRRGFNLKRPNYPTETTEEESVMEDDTDLTLGNVEDEITEEVDVEEEENVIDLEALKLRSSHAEVEPSSKPDAILESTVDASEWYLELERVLPQLKVTIRMDNKDWRTHLDQMHQHRDGISSSLSEAKGCLDKLQEDIGKTLEKVSSREKYLNNQLEPLIQDYRSAHARLSEAKERYREASGGVTERTRVLAEISENLEKVKQEMEEKGQSMSDGGPVVRIKQTLTRLKQEIVQMDVWTAFIQHRLLRFKLNQKSDMARDMFATDVPELATSHLV